A section of the Gimesia chilikensis genome encodes:
- a CDS encoding M14 family zinc carboxypeptidase: MPARLFSPRIPLTSPLWFALCLLCLLTWQPPELAAQETPTLEQKLAGLPQPWQEKLHRLTLKEYTETLKYWEETHPDLVQVDRIGVTLEGIPLPMMKITDPGTDLKLKQICLVTALHGGPERSGTTTVLHFVEWLLSDDPEAVRTRQNQLLLIIPIINPYAYFDTDRFGNSQKIDPYTGGGTANWDLKTLQFKLPEKSPEVMAVLSVVDQFKPDVHVDVHGTGLQEYSPEQLGSRERYRGQTMFEVTGSAYSNMSLRPWDWRITEAINQAGEAAGYGYDRFEADAQRLFWGTSLTAISNRLWLGRPQFYTAHYGYAHYHTMLMAFEVGWEQSGLARLKGLMQIGNQRWDEDYHPGYPVNRVNSYIGHFVSAWGPTAQARRQSRVELWKQQPRFSQAVLYPQTAGRETYFVATSQKAAELLSADITELLDNIKDVPGIDQSSLKAIINAGPEIKIAVSKGRSPEPEEPSILKGISFQLRLPYQRPELVDIRLNGHLLEKSETDGYVSWPGAGFTHVQINVPPEKSKETELYLVTCLYHPRETRTYGWKPPAPVLDRIQSEK, translated from the coding sequence ATGCCTGCCAGACTGTTCTCCCCCCGTATCCCATTGACCTCTCCCCTGTGGTTCGCACTCTGCCTGCTCTGCTTACTTACCTGGCAACCACCTGAACTGGCAGCCCAGGAAACCCCAACACTGGAGCAGAAACTCGCCGGGCTCCCGCAACCCTGGCAGGAAAAGCTGCATCGCCTGACACTCAAGGAATACACGGAAACGCTGAAATACTGGGAGGAAACTCATCCCGACCTGGTTCAGGTCGACCGGATCGGCGTGACGCTCGAAGGCATTCCGCTCCCCATGATGAAAATCACCGATCCCGGTACAGATCTGAAACTGAAACAGATCTGTCTGGTCACAGCCCTGCATGGCGGCCCCGAACGCAGTGGCACCACCACAGTGCTGCACTTTGTTGAATGGCTGCTCAGCGATGATCCAGAGGCGGTACGCACCAGACAGAATCAACTGCTGCTGATCATCCCCATCATCAACCCGTATGCTTACTTCGATACGGATCGCTTTGGTAATTCCCAGAAGATCGACCCCTACACCGGAGGTGGCACCGCCAACTGGGATCTCAAAACCCTGCAGTTCAAGCTGCCGGAAAAATCGCCGGAAGTCATGGCAGTCCTGTCAGTCGTCGATCAGTTCAAGCCTGACGTCCATGTCGATGTGCACGGGACCGGTCTACAGGAATACAGCCCCGAACAACTGGGCTCCCGAGAACGCTACCGCGGTCAGACGATGTTTGAAGTCACCGGCTCCGCTTATTCGAATATGTCGCTCCGCCCGTGGGACTGGCGGATCACCGAAGCCATTAACCAGGCGGGAGAAGCAGCGGGGTACGGTTACGATCGCTTCGAAGCGGACGCCCAGCGTCTCTTCTGGGGCACTTCCCTGACGGCAATCTCCAATCGACTCTGGCTGGGACGCCCTCAGTTCTACACCGCGCATTACGGCTATGCCCACTATCATACCATGCTGATGGCTTTTGAAGTCGGCTGGGAACAAAGCGGACTGGCGCGGCTGAAAGGCCTGATGCAGATTGGTAACCAGCGTTGGGACGAAGATTACCATCCCGGCTACCCCGTCAATCGCGTCAACAGTTATATCGGCCACTTCGTGAGTGCCTGGGGTCCCACCGCCCAGGCTCGTCGCCAGAGCCGGGTCGAACTCTGGAAACAACAGCCCCGCTTTTCCCAGGCCGTCCTCTATCCACAGACCGCCGGGCGGGAAACTTACTTCGTCGCCACATCCCAGAAAGCAGCTGAGTTGCTCTCTGCCGACATCACCGAACTCCTCGACAACATCAAGGATGTACCCGGCATCGACCAGAGCTCACTCAAGGCAATCATCAACGCGGGACCGGAAATCAAAATCGCCGTCAGCAAAGGACGGTCGCCAGAACCGGAAGAACCGTCCATTCTAAAGGGCATTTCTTTTCAACTCCGGCTCCCTTATCAACGCCCGGAACTCGTCGACATCAGACTCAACGGACACCTGCTGGAAAAAAGCGAAACAGACGGCTATGTCTCCTGGCCCGGGGCCGGTTTCACGCATGTGCAGATCAATGTGCCTCCGGAAAAATCGAAGGAAACTGAACTGTATCTTGTCACTTGTCTGTATCATCCGCGGGAAACCAGAACCTATGGCTGGAAGCCTCCTGCCCCGGTCCTGGACCGCATTCAATCGGAAAAATAA
- a CDS encoding sialidase family protein, whose amino-acid sequence MKNASLLCLALLCLAAPLQANDKPVQLKLESVQKIWDKDPHNAFTGLTRFKDKWYCVFRTGKAHVSPDGALQVLESKDGKDWKPVARITSDTADLRDAKISVTPEGQLMLSGAGALHQPAPYRHQSMSWFSDDGKNWSKAHIIGDPNLWLWGNKWHDGDVYSIGYHTGKEGPRFTRLYKSSDGKNFETVVDKLIDEGYSNESSLVFTKDNTCYCLLRRDGKGATGLLGISKPPYTKWEWKDLGIKIGGPELFQLPDGRFLATVRLYSPKVRTSICQLDVENGKLTELLALPSGGDTSYANMVLHDGLLNVSYYSSHEGKTSIYFAKVSYK is encoded by the coding sequence ATGAAAAACGCCTCGCTCCTCTGCCTGGCTCTGCTCTGTCTGGCAGCGCCCCTGCAGGCTAACGACAAACCGGTTCAACTGAAGCTGGAAAGTGTCCAGAAAATCTGGGACAAAGATCCTCACAACGCATTCACCGGACTGACCCGTTTCAAAGATAAATGGTACTGTGTGTTCCGCACGGGGAAAGCCCATGTCTCCCCCGACGGTGCCCTGCAGGTCCTCGAATCCAAAGATGGCAAAGACTGGAAGCCGGTCGCCCGTATTACCTCCGATACCGCTGACCTCCGCGATGCAAAAATCAGCGTCACTCCCGAGGGGCAGCTCATGCTCAGCGGTGCCGGGGCCCTGCACCAGCCTGCTCCCTATCGGCACCAGTCAATGTCCTGGTTCTCCGATGACGGCAAGAACTGGTCCAAGGCACACATCATCGGCGATCCCAATCTCTGGCTCTGGGGTAATAAGTGGCACGATGGAGACGTCTACAGCATCGGTTACCATACCGGTAAAGAAGGTCCTCGCTTCACTCGCCTCTACAAAAGCAGCGATGGCAAGAATTTTGAAACGGTGGTCGACAAGCTGATAGACGAGGGTTACTCCAACGAAAGCTCCCTGGTCTTCACCAAAGACAACACCTGCTACTGCCTGCTCAGACGGGACGGCAAAGGTGCCACCGGCCTGCTTGGTATTTCAAAGCCCCCCTACACCAAATGGGAATGGAAGGACCTGGGCATCAAGATCGGCGGACCGGAACTGTTCCAGTTGCCCGACGGTCGCTTCCTGGCCACCGTGCGTCTCTACTCGCCCAAAGTGCGGACATCAATCTGCCAGCTCGACGTGGAAAACGGTAAGCTCACCGAACTGCTCGCGCTCCCCAGTGGCGGTGACACCAGCTACGCGAACATGGTCCTGCATGATGGTCTGCTGAACGTGAGCTACTATTCCAGCCACGAAGGCAAAACCTCGATCTACTTTGCCAAAGTCAGTTATAAATAA